The genomic DNA AAGTCGATATCGCACTTTATGCAATGCCGCTTATTGTAATTGGTGTTTTGTTTATATTCAATAAATCCGAAAAACTAAAAGGCTGCGGATACTTTTTGCTTAGCATTGGGCTTTTGTTTTTAGGTATTGCTTACATGAAATCGGGATTTGATAATATCAAAGAGACGATAGATCTCTCAAAATATGCAATGACAGGAGTCGGCGGGCTTCTTATTTATACATTGATAGGTCTTGGCGTGACAGTCATTTTACAAAGCTCCACAGCGACCATAACTATAGCCATAACAGCTCTTGGAGTAAGCCAAATCAGCTACGAAAATGCAGTTGCCATAGCCATTGGCTCAAATGTAGGAAGTACGATTATGGCGATCATCGGCTCGATAAACGCAAACCCTGAGGGCAAAAAACTAATGGTAGCCCACGTGATATTTAACGTCACAAGCGCTATTGTCACGCTTATTTTCATCAACTTTTTTATATTTATCACCGATGAAACTGCTAAACTAATAGGTATCAGAAGCGATGATTATACGATGAAACTTGCGATTTTCCATACGTTTTTCAACTTAACTGGCGTTTTGATATTTTATCCATTAACAGATCTGATGGAGAAATTCTTAAATAAATATATCAAATTTGAGTACAAAAGAAGCAAAATAGATAGAGCCTATTATCTAAATGAAAACTCCATGCAGTTTAGCGATAGTGCGCTTGAGGTTTTGACAAAAGAGATGCAGCACCTCTACGCAAACGCAAGCTCGATAATAGCAAAATCAATAAGCATAAGCAAATCTGATATAATTTCAAATTTAAGCGCAGAAGAGATCATCGCTATGCGTCAAAATCCTATAAAAATCGACTTTGACGAGCTATACAATAACAGATTTAAAGAAATTTACAGCCAAATAATCGACTTTGCCATAGCAGCCAGCTCAAAGGCAAAAAAAGAAGATTTGAGTAAATTTATGGATATAAGACGCGTAACTTTGATGCTTGCTGAAGCATTAAAAGATATGAAAAACTCTCAGCCAAATATCTATAAATTTATGACTTCAAGCAATATCGATGCTAAAAATGAGTATGACAAACTAAGAGTAAAAATGCTAAAAAGCCTAAGGATTATGGATAAAATAGCAAATATAAACGATGAAAGTAGCCTAAAAACAGAGTTAAAAGAGCTTAAACAGATATATTATGACTATGAAAAAGACGAAATCAGCCTTGATACGCTTCTAGGTGGCAAAAAAATCACAAACAAAATGGCGACTTCTCTTATGAACGACACTGCTTTGATACAAAATATAACAAAAAATATGCTAAGGATTATTGAGGTTATATTTATTCATAATAACAGCAAAGAGGATTTTGAGTTTGTTAAACAAAGCATAGGAGAAAGTTGAGCGAAATCAATTTTTTTGCTTTAAAAACTTGGTAAAATAACTAAATTTTAAGGAGAAACAATGAAAAAAGACGGTCAAATTTACTGTAACATCTGCCTAGCAAACGACAAAGAAGAGCCAAACATAGTATTTATCCAAGCTATTCATAAGGGTCAAAATATAGATATTTGCACATCTTGTATGCCTACAGTGATACACGGCTCAGGCTCATCTATCAAAAGCAACGAAGAAGTTCAAAACGAAATCAAATAATCCAACATTTAGCCAAATTTACTTATAATTTGGCTAAATACTATCACAAATCCACTCATAATTTTATTTTTAATTTTAATAAATTTTACTATATTACTTATTTTTGCATATTCTTGTTACTTTTAGTAACTATTAATAATTATTTTTACTTAAAGTTACATTTATAAATAAGAAAAATGATACAAATTTATAACTACTTGCTATAATCAATCCAAATTTGTAATATAAGGAGAAAAAATGCGAGCAGAAATAGCAAATTTTAATATCTTAGTTAAGATTCGCAGCCATTTTGCATGGTTTTTGGTAGCAGTTGTAGTGATCTTGTACTACTCAATGATGTTACTCATTGGTTTAGCACCGGAGTTTTTGGGGCTTAAAATCGGAGAGTTTCCTATCAGTCTTGGGATACTTATTGGCGTGTTTATTATAGCCACTTGTGTCAGCGTGACATGGCTTTATACATACGTGGCAAATACATTTTTAGACCATGAGTTTGGCGAAGCGACAAAAAGACTTTACAAAGCAGATCTAATAGATGAAGATGGTAAACTAAAAGGAGATAATCCATGAAAAACTTACTTACATTAATGCTTTTATCAGCTTTTGCATTTGGTGCCGAGCCAATTATTGGGGTTAAGAGCGAACTAAATTTAACTGCTATAATTTTATTTTTGATATTTGTCGCAGCCACTCTTGGCATAACATATTTTTCAGCCAAAAAAGCAAAAGTTGGCAGTAGCTTTTATACCGCAGGAGGCGGCATTTCTGGACTAAATAATGGTATGGCAATGGCTGGGGATTTTATGAGTGCGGCATCATTTCTTGGTATTTCAGCACTTGTTTTTACAAATGGATTTGATGGGCTTGTTTATGCGATAGGATTTTTGGCTGGTTGGCCTATTATGCTATTTTTAATCGCAGAAAAATTTAGAAATCTTGGCAAATTTACCTTTACAGATGTGGCTGCTTTTAGACTAAAACAACGCCCCATAAGAGCAGTTTTAGCCATATCTGGGCTTGTGACTTTGTGTTTTTATCTAATAGCTCAAATGGTCGGAGCTGGCGAGCTTATCAAGATGCTTTTTGGGCTTGAGTATAATATAGCTGTGGTTATTGTGGGGCTTTTGATGGTTATATATGTAGCATTTGGTGGTATGCATGCGACTACTTGGGTGCAAATTATAAAAGCTGGATTGCTTTTATTTGGAGTAAGTATTTTGGCATTTTTGGTTCTAAAAGCTAGCAACTTTGACATAGCTAAATATTTTAATAGCGCCATTGAAATCCACCCAAAAGGAGCTGATATCTTGAGTCCTGGCGGATTTATCACTGACTGGGTAAGTGCTGTATCTCTTGGAATGGCACTGATGTTTGGCACTGCTGGACTTCCACATATTTTGATGAGATTTTTTACAGTAAACTCAGCAAAAGAAGCTAGGAAAAGTGTGTTTTGGGCCACTATATTTATGAGCTACTTTTATGTGCTAGTCTTCATCATCGGGTTTGGAGCTATAGCATTTTTGACTGGTAAAGATGTTATGGGTGGTATAAATATGGTAAGTATCGAACTAGCTAGAATACTTGGTGGAAATGCATTTTATGGATTTATATGTGCTGTTGCTTTTGCTACTATACTTGCAGTCGTTTCTGGGCTTACGATAAGTGGAGCAAATGCCATAGCTCACGATCTTTATGCTAATGTTATACATCATGGCAAAATAAGCATGGAAAAAGAGCTAAAAGTAGGAAAGATTTCTACTCTTTGCATAGGTGTATTTGCTATAGTTTTAGGCATTGTTTTTGAGGGTCAAAACGTGGCGTTTATGGTAGGACTTGCTTTTGCCATAGCAGCTAGTGTAAATTTTCCTATACTTTTTTATTCGATTTATTGGCAAGGTTTGACAACAAGAGGTGCGTTTTGGGGTGGACTGATAGGGCTTGTAGTGGTCGTAGGGCTCACCATACTTGGACCTGGAGTCTGGGTCAAGAGTTTTGGATTTGAGACGGCTATTTTCCCGTATAAAGATCCAGCTATATTTTCTATGCCAGCGACATTCATACTTGTTTATTTAATATCCAAATTTGACAATTCATACAGAGCAAAGGTAGATAAAAGCGGATTTGAGATGCAAAAATTTAGAGCAGAAAGTGGAATAGGAGCTAGCAAAGAGGCTACTCACTAGAGCAATTTGGTCAGTTTAACTGACCAAATTTAATTAACAAAACCATGAAGCCTTTTTAGATCTGGATCAATTGGTTTTTTATTGCCTTGTTTATCCACACTCACATAAGTCACATCAGCAGTAGTCACAGGCACACACTCAGTAAATCCACCGTCATTTAGTCTTTGGACTACTACTTTTACAGCGACTGTGATAGATGTATTTCCCACGTGTTTTACCTTTGCATAGCAGCTAACTATATCACCGATAAAAACTGGTTCTTTGAAAATAACTTCTTTCATAGAGATAGTCACAACCCTAATAGGAGCAAGCTCTCTAGCTGCGATTGCTCCAGCAAGGTCGATTTGAGATAAAATCCAACCACCAAATATATTTCCAGCTGGATTAGTGTCGCTTGGCATAGCGACGATCTTTATGCGTGGTTCACCCATATCTTTCATAATTTATTTTCCTTAATTTTGCGATTTTAATTCGCGAACTCTACCCAAAATAAGTTAATACAAATTTAAAATTGCACTATTTTACATAAACCTTATATTCGCTGTATCCCTCTTTGTCCATATCCTCAAGTGGGATAAATTTAAGTGAAGCTCCATTTATGCAGTATCTTAGCCCTCCTTTATCTCTGGGGCCATCATCAAAAACATGCCCCAAGTGATTTTGCCCTATTTTAGAAGTTACTTCTGTGCGAGTCATTCCATGGCTTAGATCTTTGTTGTAATTTAACGCATCGCTAGTGATAGGTTTAGTAAAGCTTGGCCACCCGCACCCTGCGTCAAATTTATCATTTGAGCTAAAAAGCGGCTTGCCAGTTGCGACATCTACGTAAATTCCCTTTTTATCAAATTTATCATATTCGCTGCTATATGGACGCTCTGTAGCTTTTTCTCTAATAACTGAGTATTGCAAATCAGTTAATTTCTCTTTTAAATCACTTTGCGATGGCATCTTAAATTTACTCTCATCATAAAGTGGCTTTTTGGCAAGCTCTAGGTCGATATGACAGTATCCATTTGGATTTTTATCAAGGTATTTTTGGTGATAATCCTCAGCTAAAATATAGTTTTTTAGCATTTCTACTTCGACCACGATTTTTTTATCAGTTTTGCCTTGCTCGTACGCCATAAATCTATCTATATCAGCTCTCAAAGCTAAATTTTTATAGTAAATCCCAGTCCTATACTGCACGCCTACATCATTGCCTTGTTTGTTTAGCGAAAATGGATTTATAATCCTAAAATAATGCGCCAAAATCTCTTCAAAACTTATAACATTTCTATCAAAAACTATATGCACAGTCTCAGCGTGAGCAGTTTGTTTCAAAGAGCGGTAGTTAGTCTCATCTGTGATGCCATTTGCATAGCCGACATCTGTTTTGATGACGCCATTTATTTTATCAAAATACGCTTGAGTTCCCCAAAAACATCCACCAGCTAGATAAATTTCTTCCATATTTTGCATATTATTCTCCTTTGCGTTAGAAAAAATCGCCAAAAATAGCATAGCTACGACTAATATTTTTTTCATAAAAAATCCTTTAAAATAACTTTTTGCATTTTATCACACATTCATTAAACAATTATGTTACTATTTATAAAAAAGTGATAAAATTTATCAAAATAAAAATAAGGATAACAAAAATATGAGTAATT from Campylobacter iguaniorum includes the following:
- a CDS encoding cation acetate symporter encodes the protein MKNLLTLMLLSAFAFGAEPIIGVKSELNLTAIILFLIFVAATLGITYFSAKKAKVGSSFYTAGGGISGLNNGMAMAGDFMSAASFLGISALVFTNGFDGLVYAIGFLAGWPIMLFLIAEKFRNLGKFTFTDVAAFRLKQRPIRAVLAISGLVTLCFYLIAQMVGAGELIKMLFGLEYNIAVVIVGLLMVIYVAFGGMHATTWVQIIKAGLLLFGVSILAFLVLKASNFDIAKYFNSAIEIHPKGADILSPGGFITDWVSAVSLGMALMFGTAGLPHILMRFFTVNSAKEARKSVFWATIFMSYFYVLVFIIGFGAIAFLTGKDVMGGINMVSIELARILGGNAFYGFICAVAFATILAVVSGLTISGANAIAHDLYANVIHHGKISMEKELKVGKISTLCIGVFAIVLGIVFEGQNVAFMVGLAFAIAASVNFPILFYSIYWQGLTTRGAFWGGLIGLVVVVGLTILGPGVWVKSFGFETAIFPYKDPAIFSMPATFILVYLISKFDNSYRAKVDKSGFEMQKFRAESGIGASKEATH
- a CDS encoding acyl-CoA thioesterase encodes the protein MKDMGEPRIKIVAMPSDTNPAGNIFGGWILSQIDLAGAIAARELAPIRVVTISMKEVIFKEPVFIGDIVSCYAKVKHVGNTSITVAVKVVVQRLNDGGFTECVPVTTADVTYVSVDKQGNKKPIDPDLKRLHGFVN
- a CDS encoding DUF485 domain-containing protein, with the protein product MRAEIANFNILVKIRSHFAWFLVAVVVILYYSMMLLIGLAPEFLGLKIGEFPISLGILIGVFIIATCVSVTWLYTYVANTFLDHEFGEATKRLYKADLIDEDGKLKGDNP
- the msrB gene encoding peptide-methionine (R)-S-oxide reductase MsrB translates to MKKILVVAMLFLAIFSNAKENNMQNMEEIYLAGGCFWGTQAYFDKINGVIKTDVGYANGITDETNYRSLKQTAHAETVHIVFDRNVISFEEILAHYFRIINPFSLNKQGNDVGVQYRTGIYYKNLALRADIDRFMAYEQGKTDKKIVVEVEMLKNYILAEDYHQKYLDKNPNGYCHIDLELAKKPLYDESKFKMPSQSDLKEKLTDLQYSVIREKATERPYSSEYDKFDKKGIYVDVATGKPLFSSNDKFDAGCGWPSFTKPITSDALNYNKDLSHGMTRTEVTSKIGQNHLGHVFDDGPRDKGGLRYCINGASLKFIPLEDMDKEGYSEYKVYVK
- a CDS encoding Na/Pi cotransporter family protein codes for the protein MIICGVCIFLYAMVVLESSFSMFTAIENFLKKATKNRISGFGFGFITVVIMQSSGLISVLTISFLSAGLISLTSGLSIIYGANLGTVVGAWLVAGLGLKVDIALYAMPLIVIGVLFIFNKSEKLKGCGYFLLSIGLLFLGIAYMKSGFDNIKETIDLSKYAMTGVGGLLIYTLIGLGVTVILQSSTATITIAITALGVSQISYENAVAIAIGSNVGSTIMAIIGSINANPEGKKLMVAHVIFNVTSAIVTLIFINFFIFITDETAKLIGIRSDDYTMKLAIFHTFFNLTGVLIFYPLTDLMEKFLNKYIKFEYKRSKIDRAYYLNENSMQFSDSALEVLTKEMQHLYANASSIIAKSISISKSDIISNLSAEEIIAMRQNPIKIDFDELYNNRFKEIYSQIIDFAIAASSKAKKEDLSKFMDIRRVTLMLAEALKDMKNSQPNIYKFMTSSNIDAKNEYDKLRVKMLKSLRIMDKIANINDESSLKTELKELKQIYYDYEKDEISLDTLLGGKKITNKMATSLMNDTALIQNITKNMLRIIEVIFIHNNSKEDFEFVKQSIGES